From a region of the Daphnia magna isolate NIES linkage group LG1, ASM2063170v1.1, whole genome shotgun sequence genome:
- the LOC116933169 gene encoding protein spinster has protein sequence MDAGTDSQLAETTSDGNKEKFQLTENETVQVESNKRSRLKVATVCILCFFNLTYYMDRFGIAGILTAIQCDLGATDSQAGLLQTAFIIPYVIFSPVVGYLGDRYSRRLILVLGIFFWSCATLTASFMPELWSFIVVRSLTGVGEACFSSLAPAIISDLYASNVRSKYLAVYYFAIPVGSGLGYIIFAEVATAADDWRWGLRVTPVFGFITVVLILLFLQDPPRGQSEGSRMKTTSWMNDLKYFATHGSYIWISIATTAVAFIAGAFGAWGPKYITLGLVTQEEQQSEDISDLLGRVSLVFGFITVVTGLMGVIFGSLMGTKLRGKYPTIDPEICGFGVLASVPLIFAMTILARGPEAPTYITFFFGQWFLNLNWALATDMLMYTIVPTRRSSAKALQILLNHVLGDAGSPYIIGLLSDAFKPLVDSGYSTKYLASPSSFLRNGTLPIEEQDCDLSPIDVTTAERDFTALQYALFIALFIQVLGAFAFIATSWTIIDDKAEVDRAAAINRIKNDNSVQSESTVDDSISNKPTVTPPTIVISEYL, from the exons ATGGATGCCGGAACAGACAGCCAGTTAGCAGAAACAACTTCCGAtggcaataaagaaaaattccaaCTAACGGAGAATGAAACTGTTCAAGTGGAAAGCAACAAACGATCTCGCTTGAAAGTAGCTACCGTTTgcattctttgttttttcaatcTCACCTACTACATGGATCGATTCGGCATCGCCG GTATCCTGACAGCAATCCAGTGCGATCTAGGAGCTACTGACTCACAAGCCGGTCTCTTACAAACAGCGTTTATCATTCCTTACGTCATTTTTTCTCCTGTGGTCGGTTACCTAGGAGACCGATACTCTCGAAG GTTAATTTTGGTACTTGGAATCTTTTTCTGGTCTTGCGCCACATTAACGGCTAGTTTTATGCCGGAACTGTGGTCGTTTATCGTCGTCAGATCGTTGACAGGCGTCGGGGAAGCCTGTTTTAGCT CTTTGGCCCCGGCAATTATCAGCGATCTCTACGCCAGTAACGTCCGCTCGAAATACCTTGCTGTTTATTACTTCGCTATTCCAGTGGGAAG TGGATTGGGTTATATTATTTTCGCTGAAGTCGCCACGGCAGCCGACGATTGGCG atgGGGTTTGAGAGTGACGCCCGTTTTCGGATTCATAACCGTTGTTTTAATCCTGCTGTTCCTCCAGGATCCACCACGCGGCCAGAGCGAGGGTAGTAGGATGAAAACCACATCGTGGATGAATGACCTAAAATATTTCGCCACACA TGGAAGTTACATTTGGATCAGCATCGCCACG ACAGCTGTGGCTTTCATTGCTGGAGCGTTCGGAGCATGGGGACCTAAATACATCACATTAGGACTGGTGACGCAAGAAGAGCAACAGTCGGAAGATATCAGTGATCTCCTCGGCAG AGTGTCATTGGTCTTTGGATTCATAACGGTCGTGACTGGCCTTATGGGTGTGATTTTCGGTTCTTTAATGGGAACAAAACTACGCGGCAAATATCCG ACGATCGACCCGGAAATTTGTGGTTTTGGAGTTCTGGCTAGCGTACCACTCATTTTCGCTATGACAATCTTAGCCCGCGGTCCTGAAGCTCCCACTTACATTACCTTCTTCTTCGGCCAATGGTTTCTCAACTTGAATTGGGCACTTGCTACTGACATGCTTATG TACACAATTGTTCCTACGAGAAGATCATCTGCTAAAGCCCTCCAGATTCTCTTGAATCACGTCCTTGGTGATGCTGGAAGCCCATACATCATTGGATTG TTATCGGATGCATTTAAACCACTTGTGGACTCGGGCTACAGTACCAAGTACCTTGCGTCTCCGTCGTCGTTTTTACGTAATGGGACGCTTCCAATTGAAGAGCAAGATTGTGACTTGTCACCCATTGATGTCACGACAGCCGAGCGGGACTTTACGGCCCTTCAATACGCCTTGTTTATTGCTTTATTCATTCAG GTTCTTGGTGCATTTGCCTTCATCGCCACGTCGTGGACGATCATCGATGACAAAGCGGAAGTTGATCGAGCTGCGGCCATAAATCGAATTAAAAATGATAATTCCGTTCAGTCTGAATCAACAGTCGATGATTCTATAAGCAACAAGCCAACAGTTACCCCTCCCACCATTGTTATCAGCGAATACTTGTAA
- the LOC116924064 gene encoding protein spinster, with translation MDSTNVNEQVPVQNGSYQTQPEETQNSIVDSHQKTDSYKQSLSSSSSTSLVAEKASVFNVYTGDSSLDSTKQKPSDDSGTPSISCSTKTSDEVKKMSTRQYATVIILCYVNLLKYIDRFTIAGILPEVQCAFGISDAQGGLLSTAFIASYMIFSPIFGYLGDRFSRRIIMGVGITFWGVSNLAGSFSETYGLLLTSRILVGIGESMFSTVSPTIISDVCKGDVRSKFLILYYIAVPVGSGLGFIVGAAMASAFGSWQWGLRVTPVLGFVAVLLIVFVVQEPPRGEAEGSKLSATSYWDDLKYLGKNKTYIFATAGGTLTSFVAGAMAWWGPKFIALGQATTKGEDVSYAKVSSIVGAEAALAGIIGVATGSLLGQKLRKRYPTADPQVCAWSMLIAAPLFYWGCYVAAGPPIPTYVILFFAQWLLNVNWAPVGDILLYVVIPTRRATAEGFFILISHALGDAGSPYITGLISDSFKASLTAASETKMPSYDYYGGAMMLDESSASNNCSGSSFIDPETVDIDFLSLQYAFLIGTIIAELSAVFFFASAWYIVKDKTLVDKAVTENNEMKRLEMTEQQTKFTAAKPAVPQMNLSTALPEDACDVLALKT, from the exons ATGGATTCGACAAACGTAAACGAACAAGTTCCCGTGCAGAATGGAAGCTATCAGACACAGCCGGAAGAAACCCAAAATTCAATCGTTGATTCCCACCAGAAAACTGATAGTTACAAACAGTCGCTATCCTCATCCTCCTCAACATCTTTGGTCGCAG AAAAAGCTTCCGTTTTCAATGTATATACAGGGGATTCGTCTTTGGATTCAACTAAGCAGAAGCCAAGTGACGACAGTGGAACACCATCGATTTCTTGTTCAACGAAAACAAGTGATGAAGTTAAGAAAATGTCGACGCGTCAATACGCAACCGTTATAATCCTTTGCTATGTCAATCTATTGAAGTACATTGATAGGTTCACTATTGCGG GTATTTTACCGGAGGTCCAATGCGCTTTCGGCATCAGCGATGCTCAAGGTGGTTTACTCTCAACTGCCTTCATTGCTTCCTACATGATATTTTCACCTATTTTCGGCTACCTGGGTGACAGATTCTCCCGCAG GATCATCATGGGAGTCGGTATCACTTTTTGGGGTGTTTCAAATTTGGCTGGATCGTTCTCCGAAACTTACGGTCTCCTCTTAACGTCGAGGATTTTGGTAGGCATCGGTGAATCGATGTTCTCCACCGTGTCGCCGACTATCATTTCAGATGTGTGCAAGGGCGATGTCCGGTCCAAGTTTCTCATCCTTTACTATATCGCAGTACCAGTCGGAAG TGGTCTAGGGTTTATCGTTGGTGCAGCGATGGCTAGTGCTTTCGGTTCTTGGCAATGGGGTCTTCGAGTCACACCTGTTTTGGGTTTCGTCGCAGTTTTGCTCATCGTTTTTGTTGTGCAAGAGCCACCTAGAGGAGAAGCCGAGGGATCCAAGCTATCCGCAACTTCTTACTGGGACGATCTCAAATACCTGGGAAAGAA CAAAACCTACATATTTGCAACAGCTGGTGGGACTCTAACATCATTCGTCGCCGGAGCAATGGCCTGGTGGGGTCCAAAATTTATTGCGCTAGGACAAGCCACAACGAAAGGCGAAGATGTTTCATATGCCAA AGTTTCTTCAATCGTCGGCGCTGAGGCAGCTCTGGCTGGAATAATTGGCGTCGCCACAGGATCGCTGCTCGGCCAAAAGCTAAGGAAACGTTATCCAACTGCCGATCCTCAAGTTTGCGCTTGGAGCATGTTGATAGCTGCTCCATTGTTTTACTGGGGTTGTTATGTTGCTGCCGGCCCTCCTATACCAACATATGTCATCCTTTTCTTCGCCCAATGGCTCCTCAACGTCAACTG GGCTCCAGTCGGTGACATTCTTTTG TATGTTGTTATCCCAACAAGACGTGCCACGGCGGAAGGATTCTTTATCCTCATTTCTCATGCCCTAGGAGATGCCGGATCTCCATACATAACCGGTCTG ATATCTGACAGCTTCAAAGCATCACTTACTGCTGCGTCAGAAACAAAGATGCCATCGTATGATTACTATGGCGGTGCGATGATGTTGGACGAATCCTCCGCTAGCAACAACTGCTCCGGTTCATCGTTCATCGATCCCGAGACGGTCGACATAGACTTTCTCTCTTTGCAGTATGCGTTTTTAATTGGGACAATCATTGCAGAACTTAGCgcagttttcttctttgccaGCGCATG GTATATTGTAAAGGACAAAACCTTAGTTGACAAGGCAGTGACAG AAAACAACGAAATGAAGCGACTGGAAATGACCGAACAGCAAACGAAGTTTACAGCAGCTAAACCCGCAGTGCCTCAAATGAATTTGTCGACAGCACTCCCAGAAGATGCTTGTGATGTACTTGCACTCAAGAcgtga
- the LOC123474416 gene encoding uncharacterized protein LOC123474416, with amino-acid sequence MDTDAPETGNHQSVIDQIHIEDEKPEAQKDEKPEQQLVEPVDHKHDNADNKSLSSRRSNSIGVEENTHKTTAESDTDVKPSIQVDEEKSSSLPIKKDSTSIGKEEKLNDSRASSSSMTSSATSIEEVKQMTKRQYMTVIIIQATTLGEDVSYTRVSLIVGFEAALADVVGVASGSLVGQKLRKRYPTADAQVCAWSMVICAPLLFGVAPLHQVLLCQCTSSSSSASGSLTLIGRPSVTSFCTSLFQRGVQRLKLFPSLYPTLWVMPDLLTSLEWYQTVSKSH; translated from the exons ATGGATACGGACGCCCCAGAAACCGGCAACCATCAGTCGGTTATCGACCAGATTCACATCGAGGATGAGAAACCGGAGGCTCAAAAGGACGAGAAACCAGAACAGCAACTCGTCGAACCAGTTGATCACAAACACGACAATGCTGATAACAAGTCTTTATCGTCGAGAAGATCAAATTCAATCGGTGTCgaagaaaacacacacaagacGACAGCAGAAAGCGACACTGACGTCAAACCATCCATTCAGGTAGATGAAGAAAAATCGTCCTCATTGCCAATCAAAAAAGATTCGACATCAATTGGCAAAGAAGAGAAGTTAAATGACAGCCGTGCATCATCGTCTTCAATGACTTCGTCCGCGACATCCATTGAAGAGGTTAAGCAAATGACTAAACGCCAGTACATGACCGTCATCATCATCCAGGCTACAACATTAGGCGAAGATGTTTCTTATACCAG GGTGTCGCTAATAGTAGGATTTGAAGCGGCTTTGGCCGACGTTGTGGGTGTCGCATCCGGATCGCTTGTCGGACAGAAATTGAGGAAACGTTATCCAACTGCCGATGCACAAGTTTGCGCTTGGAGTATGGTCATCTGCGCTCCATTACTCTTTGGGGTTGCTCCATTGCATCAGGTCCTCCTGTGTCAATGTACATCGTCCTCTTCTTCGGCCAGTGGTTCCTTAACGTTAATTG GGCGCCCGTCGGTGACATCCTTCTG TACGTCGTTATTCCAACGAGGCGTTCAACGGCTGAAGCTTTTTCCATCCTTGTATCCCACGCTCTGGGTGATGCCGGATCTCCTTACATCGTTGGAGTG GTATCAGACAGTTTCAAAAAGTCACTGA
- the LOC123466530 gene encoding protein spinster-like, with the protein MDAGTDSQLSETTSDGNKEKFQLTENETVQVESNKRSRLKVATVCILCFFNLTYYMDRFGIAGILTAIQCDLGATDSQAGLLQTAFIIPYVIFSPVVGYLGDRYSRRLILVLGIFFWSCATLTASFMPELWSFIVVRSLTGVGEACFSSLAPAIISDLYASNVRSKYLAVYYFAIPVGSGLGYIIFAEVATAADDWRWGLRVTPVFGFITVVLILLFLQDPPRGQSEGSRMKTTSWMNDLKYFATHGSYIWISIATTAVAFIAGAFGAWGPKYITLGLVTQEEQQSEDIRDLLGRVSLVFGFITVVTGLMGVIFGSLMGTKLRGKYPTIDPEICGFGVLASVPLIFAMTILARGPEAPTYITFFFGQWFLNLNWALATDMLMYTIVPTRRSSAKALQILLNHVLGDAGSPYIIGLLSDAFKPLVDSGYSTKYLASPSSFLRNGTLPIEEQDCDLSPIDVTTAERDFTALQYALFIALFIQVLGAFAFIATSWTIIDDKAEVDRAAAINPIKNDNSAQSESTVDDSISNKPTVPPPTIVISEYL; encoded by the exons ATGGATGCCGGAACAGACAGCCAGTTATCAGAAACAACTTCCGAtggcaataaagaaaaatttcaactaACGGAGAATGAAACTGTTCAAGTGGAAAGCAACAAACGATCTCGCTTGAAAGTAGCTACCGTTTgcattctttgttttttcaatcTCACCTACTACATGGATCGATTCGGCATCGCCG GTATCCTGACAGCAATCCAGTGCGATCTAGGAGCTACTGACTCACAAGCCGGTCTCTTACAAACAGCGTTTATCATTCCTTACGTCATTTTTTCTCCTGTGGTCGGTTACCTAGGAGACCGATACTCTCGAAG GTTAATTTTGGTACTTGGAATCTTTTTCTGGTCTTGCGCCACATTAACGGCTAGTTTTATGCCGGAACTGTGGTCGTTTATCGTCGTCAGATCGTTGACAGGCGTCGGGGAAGCCTGTTTTAGCT CTTTGGCCCCGGCAATTATCAGCGATCTCTACGCCAGTAACGTCCGCTCGAAATACCTTGCTGTTTATTACTTCGCTATTCCAGTGGGAAG TGGATTGGGTTATATTATTTTCGCTGAAGTCGCCACGGCAGCCGACGATTGGCG atgGGGTTTGAGAGTGACGCCCGTTTTCGGATTCATAACCGTTGTTTTAATCCTGCTGTTCCTCCAGGATCCACCACGCGGCCAGAGCGAGGGTAGTAGGATGAAAACCACATCGTGGATGAATGACCTAAAATATTTCGCCACACA TGGAAGTTACATTTGGATCAGCATCGCCACG ACAGCTGTGGCTTTCATTGCTGGAGCGTTCGGAGCATGGGGACCTAAATACATCACATTAGGACTGGTGACGCAAGAAGAGCAACAGTCGGAAGATATCCGTGATCTCCTCGGCAG AGTGTCATTGGTCTTTGGATTCATAACGGTCGTGACTGGCCTTATGGGTGTGATTTTCGGTTCTTTAATGGGAACAAAACTACGCGGCAAATATCCG ACGATCGACCCGGAAATTTGTGGTTTTGGAGTTCTGGCTAGCGTACCACTCATTTTCGCTATGACAATCTTAGCCCGCGGTCCTGAAGCTCCCACTTACATTACCTTCTTCTTCGGCCAATGGTTTCTCAACTTGAATTGGGCACTTGCTACTGACATGCTTATG TACACAATTGTTCCTACGAGAAGATCATCTGCTAAAGCCCTCCAGATTCTCTTGAATCACGTCCTTGGTGATGCTGGAAGCCCATACATCATTGGATTG TTATCGGATGCATTTAAACCACTCGTGGATTCGGGCTACAGTACCAAGTACCTTGCGTCTCCGTCGTCGTTTTTACGTAATGGGACGCTTCCAATTGAAGAGCAAGATTGTGACTTGTCACCCATTGATGTCACGACAGCCGAGCGGGACTTTACGGCCCTTCAATACGCCTTGTTTATTGCTTTATTCATTCAG GTTCTTGGTGCATTTGCCTTCATCGCCACGTCGTGGACGATCATCGATGACAAAGCGGAAGTTGATCGAGCTGCGGCCATAAATCCAATTAAAAATGATAATTCCGCTCAGTCTGAATCAACAGTCGATGATTCGATAAGCAACAAGCCAACAGTACCCCCTCCCACCATTGTTATCAGCGAATACTTGTAA
- the LOC123474420 gene encoding LOW QUALITY PROTEIN: protein spinster homolog 1-like (The sequence of the model RefSeq protein was modified relative to this genomic sequence to represent the inferred CDS: substituted 2 bases at 2 genomic stop codons), producing the protein MDSTNVNEQVPVQNGSYQTQPEETQNSIFDSHQKTDSYKQSLSSSSSTSFVAEKASVFNVYTGDSSLDSTKQKPSDDSGTPSISCPTKTSDEVKKMSTRQYATVIILCYVNLLKYIDRFTIAGILPEVQCAFGISDAQGGLLSTAFIASCMIFFPIFGYLSDRFSRRIIMGVGITLWGVSNVAGSFSGTYVLLLTSRILVGIGELMFSTVSPTIILDVGKGDVRSKFLIILYYSAVPVGSGLGFIVGAEMASAFGSWQWGLRVTPVLGFVAVLLIVFVVQEPPRGEAEGSRLSSTSGFCDDLKYLRKNKTYIFATFGKTLTSFVAGAMAWWGPKFIALGQATTKGEDVSYAKPVSSIVCAKAALAGIIGVTTGSLLGQKLRKCYPNADPKVCGYSMLIAALLFCSGYYVATGPPILTYVILFFAQWLLNVNWXVHVXSNYSLPSYVVIPTRRATAAGFFIFIYHAFGDALSPYIIGLVSDSFKASLTNASETKMPSYDYYGDAMMLNESSVSNNCSGSSFIDPETVDIDFLSLRNTFFIGTIIAGELSAVFFFASAKYFVKDKALVDKAVTENNEMEQLEMTEQQTKFTAAKPEVPQMNLSTAFQEDACDVLARET; encoded by the exons ATGGATTCGACAAACGTAAACGAACAAGTTCCCGTGCAGAATGGAAGCTATCAGACACAGCCGGAAGAAACCCAAAATTCGATCTTTGATTCCCACCAGAAAACTGATAGTTACAAACAGTCGCTATCCTCATCCTCCTCAACATCTTTTGTCGCAG AAAAAGCTTCCGTTTTCAATGTATATACAGGGGATTCGTCTTTGGATTCAACTAAGCAGAAGCCAAGTGACGACAGTGGAACACCATCGATTTCTTGTCCAACGAAAACAAGTGATGAAGTTAAGAAAATGTCGACGCGTCAATACGCAACCGTTATAATCCTTTGCTATGTCAATCTATTGAAGTACATTGATAGGTTCACTATTGCGG GTATTTTACCGGAGGTCCAATGCGCTTTCGGAATCAGCGATGCTCAAGGTGGTTTACTCTCAACTGCCTTCATTGCTTCCTGCATGatattttttcctattttcggCTACCTGAGTGACAGATTCTCCCGCAG GATCATCATGGGAGTCGGTATCACTCTTTGGGGTGTTTCAAATGTGGCTGGATCGTTCTCCGGAACCTACGTTCTCCTCTTAACGTCGAGGATTTTGGTAGGCATCGGTGAATTGATGTTCTCCACCGTGTCGCCGACTATCATTTTAGATGTGGGCAAAGGCGATGTCCGGTCCAAGTTTCTCATCATCCTTTACTATAGCGCCGTACCAGTCGGAAG TGGTCTAGGGTTTATCGTTGGTGCAGAGATGGCTAGTGCTTTCGGTTCTTGGCAATGGGGTCTTCGAGTCACACCTGTTTTGGGTTTCGTAGCCGTTTTGCTCATCGTTTTTGTTGTGCAAGAGCCACCCAGAGGAGAAGCCGAGGGATCCAGGCTATCCTCAACTTCTGGCTTCTGTGACGATCTCAAATACCTGAGAAAGAA CAAAACCTACATATTTGCAACATTTGGTAAGACTCTAACATCATTCGTCGCCGGAGCTATGGCCTGGTGGGGTCCAAAATTTATTGCGCTAGGACAAGCCACAACGAAAGGCGAAGATGTTTCATATGCCAA ACCAGTTTCTTCAATCGTCTGCGCTAAGGCAGCTCTGGCTGGAATAATTGGCGTCACCACAGGATCGCTGCTCGGCCAAAAGCTAAGGAAATGTTATCCAAATGCCGATCCTAAAGTTTGCGGTTACAGCATGTTAATAGCTGCTCTATTGTTCTGTTCCGGTTATTATGTTGCTACCGGCCCTCCTATTCTAACATATGTCATCCTTTTCTTCGCCCAATGGCTCCTCAACGTCAACTGGTAGGTACACGTATAATCAAATTATTCATTACCTTCT TATGTTGTTATCCCAACAAGACGTGCCACGGCGGCAGGATTCTTTATCTTCATTTATCATGCCTTTGGAGATGCCTTATCTCCATACATAATCGGTCTG GTATCTGACAGCTTCAAAGCATCACTTACTAATGCGTCAGAAACAAAGATGCCATCGTATGATTACTATGGCGATGCGATGATGTTGAACGAATCCTCCGTTAGCAACAACTGCTCCGGTTCATCGTTCATCGATCCCGAGACGGTCGACATAGACTTTCTCTCTTTGCGGAATACGTTTTTTATTGGGACAATCATTGCAGGAGAACTTAGCgcagttttcttctttgccaGCGCAAA GTATTTTGTAAAGGACAAAGCCTTAGTTGACAAGGCAGTGACAG AAAACAACGAAATGGAGCAACTGGAAATGACCGAACAGCAAACGAAGTTTACAGCAGCTAAACCCGAAGTGCCTCAAATGAATTTGTCGACAGCATTCCAAGAAGATGCTTGTGATGTACTTGCACGCGAGACGTGA
- the LOC123474418 gene encoding uncharacterized protein LOC123474418 has translation MDTDAPETGNHQSVIDQIHIEDEKPEAQKDEKPEQQLVEPVDHKHDNADNKSLSSRRSNSIGVEENTHETTAESDTDVKPSIQVDEEKSSSLSMKKDSTSIGKEEKLNDSRASSSSMTSSATSIEEYMDRFTDAWDASN, from the exons ATGGATACGGACGCCCCAGAAACCGGCAACCATCAGTCGGTTATCGACCAGATTCACATCGAGGATGAGAAACCGGAGGCTCAAAAGGACGAGAAACCAGAACAGCAACTCGTCGAACCAGTTGATCACAAACACGACAATGCTGATAACAAGTCTTTATCGTCGAGAAGATCAAATTCAATCGGTGTCgaagaaaacacacacgagACGACAGCAGAAAGCGACACTGACGTCAAACCATCCATTCAGGTAGATGAAGAAAAATCGTCCTCATTGTCAATGAAAAAAGATTCTACATCAATTGGCAAAGAAGAGAAGTTAAATGACAGCCGTGCATCATCGTCTTCAATGACTTCGTCCGCGACATCCATTGAAGAG TACATGGATCGCTTCACGGACGCATGGGACGCTTCCAATTGA